GACCTTGAATCCGGGAAATGGGTTGAGGTAAAAGGTTGGGAAGGTGCGGAACATGCGGCAAAGCTCATCAACAATGCCATTGCAAGAGCATCTTCATAAAAGCTCGCAGCATGCTGTACGTTTATATGGTCGACAGAGTTTCCTGAGGACAGAGAAAAACAGGCAAATTGCCAGCGGAGTTTTTCTGGTTTACAATTCCTTCTTATCTGAGTTGATCTTTTTGTGAGCTACCCGTAATCCCGTGAATTTTAAACAGCTTCTCAGCGTTATCGCAGTCGGGCTCACAATTTTTGCCTATCTGCCTTATATACGCGCTATCCAACAAGGTAAAATCAAGCCGCATGTATTCTCCTGGGTCATATGGGGGGTTTCTACCTGCATCGTTTTTTTGGCTCAATTGTCTGATCGGGGAGGGGTGGGTGCCTGGGTCATCGGATTTTCAGGGTCCATTACCATTTATGTTGCTAGTTTAGCCTATATTAAAAAGTCAGACATCACCATAACCCGAACAGACTGGATATTCTTTGTCCTGGCAATGGTGTCTTTGCCTTTATGGTATTTGACATCGGATCCTCTATGGGCTGTAGTGATGCTTACAACGGTTGATGTGTTAGGGTTTGGTCCCACTTTCAGGAAAGCCTATATACAACCTCGCGAAGAACAGTTGATGTTTTTTGTGGTGATGGTGTTCCGTAACTCGATGGTTATTTCAGCCCTTGAGAACTATTCGTTGACGACCGTGTTGTTCCCCGCAACGATAGCGACAGTGTGTTTGATCTTTTCGGTAATGGTGGTTTATAGACGACGAAAACTTGCTTAATACTGGTTTGCCGTAACGGTTTCAGAATTTCGAGACTATCAACGCTCTAACCAGTTTTGCAGGCTGCCTTGACTTTAGAATAATTTTCTATTACCGCATACCGTATGCCAGAAGGCTGGAACTCGCATTCCCCCTTAGTTATACAATTTTTTTCCAATTTATCTGATGAGGAAGAACTTGGTTTCTCAACGGCATTTGTGGCATTAATTAAAGAGTCTACGGATGCCCTTAAGGATCTCAACTCTTTTGAGCATTTCATATCCTGGTTTTTTCCCTGCCACGATGACTCTTTATCAATTCCACAGGCAGTAGTAACAACTCGATAAAGTTCTAAAGGAAATGTTTTGCGTAAATGGTATCGAACAGGGGGGAGCACCAGCCAACTTGTAGGTTGTGGTAGAGCGGGTTTTTCATCCCAGGAATTGATAAACAAACCTAATTGTTCAAGCGCTCCCCGACATTCCGATGAATGGATGTCTTTGCCACTTCCTTTATCTTTTATGTTAGTTGGGGGCTTAGTCGAAATTGTGGAAAAATCGTATTGGATATTTTCCCGATTTTCCATTGAAGTGAAAAAGGCGTACTTGCTGCCTGCTTTAATCAAATAAGCCTTGTCTGGGTACTGGTCTGCAAACTTTCTAAACTCCACAATAGTTGATAACCATACTTTGCGAGGATTGTCAGACAGGGCTTTTGCCAGGCCCATGGCATCGTAATTTCCATTTAGCTCTATGACACGGCTTGCATAAAACAGCATCGTTATTCTCGGGTTATACGGGCTAAGATGGTAATTACCAATTTTTTGATTTTCAGCTGTGTTTATTTTTATTATTGATGCAATTTCCCTCACTTCTTTAGATTGTTGATCAAGGGAAACTTTGACTCGAAAATGTGTGATGTTTACAAACAGGATGCTTAAGGCTATAACACCCGTCATTATTCTCAGGGTTAGATTTTTTTTATCAGGACTCAGCCATTCGGAAATGGTTTTCGCATTAATGATGGCGAGAGCTGGAAACATCATGAATAAATAGCGGATAACCTGGTTTTTACCAGTGCTCATCACTAAAAAGGTAAGCACAGGCCAAAGGAAAAGTAATAAGGATGTCCTGTCATTATCTTTAAATCCCCGTTTGCCAAATATTGCAAGACCTATCAGGGTAATTGGTAGCCAGGGCCAGTAATTTCTACTGAAATCTTTTGCGTAACCCAGAAAATATAAAGGTTTCGCACTACCAAAATTTCTGTTGCCAATCAGGTATCCAAAGTGAATATCGATAAAATCCTGTCCATAGTTCTGCCAGTTTATAAAATGCCAGCTGAATCCCAATGTAAGGGCAATCAAACATCCTGATAAAAACCAGGGGTTGATGATTTCCTTCCATTGTCGACTGAGAATTAAATAAGCTCCGAATATAGTGAGTGGAAAAAGCCCAAGAACGCTTTTCGTTAAAATTGCGCAAGCGGTTGCAAGACCGAAAATCAGATACCAGGGCTTATGGTCTCTGGCTTTAAAAGAAGCATAAAATGCAAGTGTTACAAAAAAAGCGAGAGGGATATCAACCATGCTTCGACGTGAAGCATCCACAAACAATCCAGGAAACAGCAAAACAAAAGCTGAAGCAAAAGCGATCCAGCAATCTTTAAAAAGCAACAGGCTTAACCGGTATGTCAGCAAAATGATTCCGGTTCCAAACAGAGCCGAAGAAAAAATTGCTGAATAAGTGGAAACCCCAAACAGGCTGTAGGCTAAAGCCATGAACCAGAAGGGGATGGGTGGATTGTCAAATGCAGGAATGCCAGTATGGGTGACGAGCCATAATGATTCTGAGTTCAGAACTTCTTTTCCTTTTTGTGCGTAGTAGGCATCGTCAAAATTTTGGAGGCCGTTATCCGTTTGTCTACCCAGAAAAATCAAAAGTGAAGCAAAAATCAGGAATGCTATCTGGATCTTCTTATTGTTCAATGCGGAATTCAAAATAGAAGGCAAATTTGATTGAATTGAGGAACTAGGGAACCAAACTGAAATTAAAAGATAATACGGTAAATATTAAATTATTACAATGGTTTGTAGATTGAGACTTGTACACTTTATGCAATATAAAACAGATTGCAGAAAAAATTAGCTAATTTGCGGTGGGTGATAATTTATTAAAAGGGGAGTTTTAATCCTCCCGGGAGGGAGGGGAGTCCTTTGGGTTTGGCAAGTCCGGAAGCGCTTCCTTTTGCCTGCCCAAGCAACCCACTGTATTCAGACCCGCCATCGTTTAAAATTTTGTTTTGACCGAGCAGGCCGGAAAGTGAATCGTTGGTGCTGGAAAGGACATCTCCAGTACGTGACTGAATGGCTGACATCAGGGAACTTTCGAATCCTTTCATTTTCCCGGCCAGTGCCTTCCTGGCTGCTTTGGAGACGATTTCGGAAAGGTTCGATTTTATATCTAACTGGTAATTTTCTAGATTACCACTGATACCTGCAGATATGTTGATTCGGTCAATGTTGGATAGAGATTGCACGATGGTGTTAGCCAGCTCGTTACCTTCCTGTTCAGGTATTGAAATGGCGACACTGTCCAGTTCTGCTTTTAAATTTCCGTTTAAACTATTCTCATCAACAATGGTTAATTTTCCATTGATTTTTGCGGAGCCACCTTTGAGTTCTGCCTGACCCGTGTTTTTCAGGTTAAGGCCCTGAATATCTATGGCTATTGAGTCCAGCGATTGAGGACCGGTTTTATCCATCGTGACATCAAGTGCAAACGAATCAAAGTTCTGGTTTTTCCCCGATTGAAAATTCAATTTTGCTGGTTTGCCGTAGACAGACTGATTATCTGATAAATCTTTCACTTCACCCTTTACTTCTGTGTCAAAAAGAATCAGGGATAGGTTGCCATGTCTGAGCAGAAAATCAGGATAGGGAGAAGCTTTGGCAAAAGAGATATCGATTCCTTTGCCGCGAACGTATTCCTGTTGTTCCTGAACAGATGTCTTGCCTTTGTTCAGATAAGGGCTGATCATTTTGTAGGCCTTCCAGGCCTTATCCAGTTTTTCTTTTATAGGCCCTTCAAGCAATGAGCTAAGAATATTTTTTCCACCTTCAGGGCTGAGAGAATATTTATTCTTCAACCTCTCAAAGTCTTTTTGCGGAAGATTTTTCAAGTCGGCGACTTGCTGTTTCGCCATTTGATTATCTTTTTCAAGTTCAGACTTCATTGAAGTGATTCGATTCAGCCGATCCTGAATGTCTTTTTGCAGGCTTTCAAATTCTTTCAAAACATTGGGGATTTCTGTCAAGTTCCCGCCTTTTACTTTTTTTTCAGTTCAGCAAGTTTTTGTTTGGTTTCCCCCATGGCGTCGGGGTTGAGGTCGGTCTCGAATTTTTTTTCCCATTCAGTTTTTAAATCATCAATGAGTTTTTTTGCACGGTTCCCTGCTTCAAGGGTTTCAAGTTTCTCCGACTTTAAGATCTCTTCGGGAGATTTTATGTTAAATCCGCCCAGTCCGGGAAGACTCAGTTCTGCTTGACCTTTTGCAGTATCTGAATCCGGGCTGCCTTCTTGAGTGGATTTGCCGCCTGAAGCTAATTCAGCAGGGTGTGTCCTTTTCTGGTTTAACCTGATGCCGTGTGCCTGAAGATCGTCAATGACTATTTTTCGTGAAACAACCTGGGCTCCATCGAGGTCAACAGAAAGGTTTTCAAACTGAACCAGGTTTTCCATATTGTTGTCCGAGTTTGCGACTTCAATGCCAGACAAATCCACAGATTGTGCCAGTAAAGAAGTGCTCAGCGAACCAATGTCGATCTGTGTCTTTGCTGCTTCAGAACCTTTTTCTTCTATTCCTCTCTCGATCATGCCGTCCAGGAAAAGGATCAGGAATCCTCCAACGAGGGCACCCAGCATGGCAAACGCTAAAACACCTTGCCAACGGAAAAGTTTCATCAGTCGTCCCCCGTAATAGTGTCAAAAGCTTTCGCCAGCTTGAGAGAATTGAGGAATGGTATTTTTTCAAACATCTCCATCAAATGTTCACGATATTTTCGAATGAGAAAATTGATTAGAAAAAATAAGGGTATTGCTGAGACTACCGAGAATATCAGGCTCCCCATAACAAGGGTATTGTTCAGTCTGTCAAAAAGGAAAACAGGATTGCTGAAGAATCCGTTCCAGAAACTTTGCATTCCTTCTGATGTCAGAACCGACAAGCCTATTTGGTGGAACAGGGGGTCCAGGATGTAGGCGATTCCGGAGAAAAAGAAAAACCCGACAAGGAGGAGAGCAAAGTTCAAATTAATAATGAAGGCAAGAAACAGCAGGAGAATGTTGTGTGGAGTCCACAAAGGCATTAGCCCAATGATTCCTCCAAAGGCCAGGCCAAGACTTAGCTGCCAGGGTTTTTCGTTAGAGTTTAAAGCTTTAAAAACTTTTAAAACCTGACGAATCATGAAACCCTCCTTTACAGCAGTATAAATGAATCTCTAAAAGAACAAAGAAAAATAAATACTGAATGCCGGGTTGTTAGATTTTGTAAAGGTATTTGACGGTTTCTAATGATGGATAATCGGTCTTCAGATTTTCCAGCAATAAGGTGAGAGCGATGGATTGCTCATCGCTCATTTCATCCCGGTTCCCTATTGCGCAGATCCCAATGCTTATCTCATCCAGTTCCGGGTGGTGGAATCCTATTTTGGAAACATGTCTTCCCATCAAGGTAGTCCCGCTTGGGGTTATGATGAAATGGTAACCGATTTCAGGTTCTCCTTCATCCAGGTGCGACTTTTTGATTTGCTCGTAACTGGATGATTCGTCGCCAGTAAAGTGGACGAGGACAAATCGTGTGTCTTGCCTGGTTATTAAATTATTATGATTCATGATCTGTTCTTCCTGTTCAGGATAATATTGTATTATAGAGTTGAGGTTTATATTGTGAACAATGAAAGGCATCTAATGGGAAAAAATATTGAATCTGTTTTGGTGATTGGGCTGGGGCGCGTTGGCAGCCTGGCGGCTATCCTGTTGCAGTCAAACGGTTATAGGGTTACAGGATTTGATGCCAGCGCGAATGAGGATTACCCATTCAAGGTTGTTTCTGCATCGGTTGAGGATGAGAAACAGTTGGAGCAGGCGATAGCAGACCATGATGCAACGCTCACATGCCTGCCGTTTCATTTGAACCTGACAGTGGCCCAAAAAGTACACCACTCTGGAAAACATTATTTTGACCTGACGGAAGACGTCCCCACCACTTCAGCTATTCGTGAAATGTCAGAATCAGCAGAAGGGCTGATGGCTCCACAATGTGGATTGGCTCCCGGGTTTGTTGGAATATGCGGAGCGTATCTTGCGGGCGGTTTCGAAAAACTCCGCAGTATGGAACTCAGGGTTGGAGCATTGCCCCAGCACCCGAGAGGACTTCTAGGGTATGCCTTTAACTGGTCCGCCGAAGGTGTGGTCAATGAGTATCTCAATGATTGTGAAGTCATTCAGGATGGCCAAAGGGCAACAGTGCCCTCTATGGAAGGACTGGAAACCATTGTCATAGATGGTGTTCAGCTTGAGGCATTTACGACTTCTGGTGGACTTGGGACCTTATGCGAAACTTTTGATGGAAAAGTAGATAAGTTGAATTATAAAACCATTCGTTATCCCGGGCATGGAAAGTTGATGCGCTTCTTCTTTAATGAGTTGTTTATGAGGAACCGAAGGTCAGAGGCCGGGGAAATTCTTGTGCACGCCAAACCGCCCGTCAAGGATGATGTGGTTTATGTTCATGTCGCTGTGGAGGGGTGGAAGGAAGGAAAACTGGCCAGAGATGAATTTGTACGCAGTTATTTTCCGAAAGAGATAAAATCGAGAGTTTGGAAAGCCATTTCTTGGACCACCGCCGCGTCGGTTTGTGCGGTCATTGAGCTGGTTTCTCAAGGTCGCTTGCCGGACCGGGGATTTTTAAAGCAGGAAGATTTGTCACTGGAGCTGTTCCTGAATACACCTACAGGTCAACTCTTCAAATAGTTGTGCTATTGACATTAGTTCCAGACCGGCGAATAAAAACTAAACATAGGTGTGGACTTTAATTTCAGGATCCAATTGATCTCGAAGGTGATTTTCTATAACACGTAACGTTCCGCCTGTTGCACTTGGGCATCCTCCGCAAGCACCTTGATAACGAATGCGTACAATATGTCCATCAACTTCTATCACTTCCAAACCACCCCCATCGTTAGCGAGTGCAGGGCGAATAGATGAATCAAGGACGGCTTCGACAATGATGACTTTTTCATCATCAGATAGTTGAGGATAAGTTTCCTTGTCAAAATCATCCAGGACGGATGAGGAAACTTCATCATCGCCTTCCGTGTACTTTTCAAGATCAGCTTCAATAATGTTTTTTACTTTGTCTTTAAAA
This window of the Nitrospinota bacterium genome carries:
- a CDS encoding TIGR03546 family protein; amino-acid sequence: MIRQVLKVFKALNSNEKPWQLSLGLAFGGIIGLMPLWTPHNILLLFLAFIINLNFALLLVGFFFFSGIAYILDPLFHQIGLSVLTSEGMQSFWNGFFSNPVFLFDRLNNTLVMGSLIFSVVSAIPLFFLINFLIRKYREHLMEMFEKIPFLNSLKLAKAFDTITGDD
- a CDS encoding TIGR03545 family protein: MTEIPNVLKEFESLQKDIQDRLNRITSMKSELEKDNQMAKQQVADLKNLPQKDFERLKNKYSLSPEGGKNILSSLLEGPIKEKLDKAWKAYKMISPYLNKGKTSVQEQQEYVRGKGIDISFAKASPYPDFLLRHGNLSLILFDTEVKGEVKDLSDNQSVYGKPAKLNFQSGKNQNFDSFALDVTMDKTGPQSLDSIAIDIQGLNLKNTGQAELKGGSAKINGKLTIVDENSLNGNLKAELDSVAISIPEQEGNELANTIVQSLSNIDRINISAGISGNLENYQLDIKSNLSEIVSKAARKALAGKMKGFESSLMSAIQSRTGDVLSSTNDSLSGLLGQNKILNDGGSEYSGLLGQAKGSASGLAKPKGLPSLPGGLKLPF
- a CDS encoding NifU family protein, whose protein sequence is MQETQAYSVAKIELTPNPRSMKFILDREVIAAGSKTIQEGGYLESDTFATNMFALEIVEMVYLRENFVSVTLIAADLWVVFKDKVKNIIEADLEKYTEGDDEVSSSVLDDFDKETYPQLSDDEKVIIVEAVLDSSIRPALANDGGGLEVIEVDGHIVRIRYQGACGGCPSATGGTLRVIENHLRDQLDPEIKVHTYV
- a CDS encoding glycosyltransferase family 39 protein → MSVWFPSSSIQSNLPSILNSALNNKKIQIAFLIFASLLIFLGRQTDNGLQNFDDAYYAQKGKEVLNSESLWLVTHTGIPAFDNPPIPFWFMALAYSLFGVSTYSAIFSSALFGTGIILLTYRLSLLLFKDCWIAFASAFVLLFPGLFVDASRRSMVDIPLAFFVTLAFYASFKARDHKPWYLIFGLATACAILTKSVLGLFPLTIFGAYLILSRQWKEIINPWFLSGCLIALTLGFSWHFINWQNYGQDFIDIHFGYLIGNRNFGSAKPLYFLGYAKDFSRNYWPWLPITLIGLAIFGKRGFKDNDRTSLLLFLWPVLTFLVMSTGKNQVIRYLFMMFPALAIINAKTISEWLSPDKKNLTLRIMTGVIALSILFVNITHFRVKVSLDQQSKEVREIASIIKINTAENQKIGNYHLSPYNPRITMLFYASRVIELNGNYDAMGLAKALSDNPRKVWLSTIVEFRKFADQYPDKAYLIKAGSKYAFFTSMENRENIQYDFSTISTKPPTNIKDKGSGKDIHSSECRGALEQLGLFINSWDEKPALPQPTSWLVLPPVRYHLRKTFPLELYRVVTTACGIDKESSWQGKNQDMKCSKELRSLRASVDSLINATNAVEKPSSSSSDKLEKNCITKGECEFQPSGIRYAVIENYSKVKAACKTG
- a CDS encoding L-lysine dehydrogenase, with translation MGKNIESVLVIGLGRVGSLAAILLQSNGYRVTGFDASANEDYPFKVVSASVEDEKQLEQAIADHDATLTCLPFHLNLTVAQKVHHSGKHYFDLTEDVPTTSAIREMSESAEGLMAPQCGLAPGFVGICGAYLAGGFEKLRSMELRVGALPQHPRGLLGYAFNWSAEGVVNEYLNDCEVIQDGQRATVPSMEGLETIVIDGVQLEAFTTSGGLGTLCETFDGKVDKLNYKTIRYPGHGKLMRFFFNELFMRNRRSEAGEILVHAKPPVKDDVVYVHVAVEGWKEGKLARDEFVRSYFPKEIKSRVWKAISWTTAASVCAVIELVSQGRLPDRGFLKQEDLSLELFLNTPTGQLFK